The sequence below is a genomic window from Cydia pomonella isolate Wapato2018A unplaced genomic scaffold, ilCydPomo1 PGA_scaffold_208, whole genome shotgun sequence.
TGTTACTTACATAAGCAGGGACAGAgttatttgttagaatgagtTAATGATAGGTGTCGTTCCACGACGTAAGGTGCACCTTATGGTGTTCAACGCTTACGTCGCATAGTACCGCATTAGTATTGAGTCGCCGCTAACGCTACCTAATAATGGCGTAAACCCCGACCGCTATAAGGTACCTTTCGTCATGGAATATATGTCACAAATTAATTTCTCATTCTGTGGCTGTGTCCCTACttaaagtaaaacttacaagtgtatttCAGGCTTTACAGCAGACCACAACCATAAATAAATAGACCTATTACTGTATAGTGTTGAGTTCCTGGTGATGAAGAGAGTACCGAGAGGTCCTAAAAATGCAGTTGACAGAGTGCAATGTGGCTTTGTCACTTAACCTGCCAAGAGCTACGAGTTGTAAGAGCGATGTATGGGTCGGCAACATATTTAATCCACCGATCGCtgctggaattaaaaaaaaaacgcccgGAGCACTGATATCACAGTGTGGtgcaaatgtaattttttaaggttccgtagtgaACTATTAGGAACCGttataatttcgccatgtcAATCTGCGTGTATGTCTGTCCGTCCAAGCATggaataaaaatcaatatacaTTATGCGACAAAGTGGTAGAATAAAAacgtgaaatatttttttaggtccTACACGTAAAATGGGGATGATTATTTTGTTCCAACCCCACGGTGAtgtggggggagggggagggtgtcgttggatagggcttgtgcacaaatcacgcgaggttcgatggggggaggggggtcacAAAAAATCACGAGAGATCAagttgggggagggggggtataagaaaacctcacgtgtatttttctatggtgaacgaaactaagaaaaaatatgtaccacatactttttctcggttttgttaaacataaatcttcacttggcagttctaaatagcgagtctaaacaaaatttactctatacaatactatttatcttaaaattaggtcgaacgaaatagtttttaaaaaatacacgtgaggttatatgtgggggagggggggttcaCCAAGAACCTAACCAAATATCACCAATTGGTCAAAAAGTAGCcaaaaaaacctcgcgtgatttgtacACAAGCCCATAGGTCTTtcgaaataaatcattttaagaACTCATCTAATTTAGTCTGCtgtgttttatatttatggACCAAGCAAAGACTGTCCTTCAAAGAAAAGGGGTAACTCGGCAGTTCGGGTTACAACGACGTTCGGATTAGCCTGTGTACGAATAATCGAGGCCCTATTGTATTATGCGCATTAAAGTTGGGCATACTtgataaattaatgttattaaccTTGACTTGGACAGACCTCAAAATTTGTAAAAGTAGCTAACCCAAATAGTAATCAATTAAGGCCAGAAACAATaaggttaaaaaataaacttaaaccaAGTTTATTTAGTTAATGCTGCTTATTCAAATTTGGCTTGACTAACATAGCTCTAATTTTGCATCTGGTTAGCCTTGGAGTACCTACACGCAACACCGCCACGCCCAAAGTTAGCGAAATTGGGCCCAATTAAGTTTTAAAGCTTGACTAATGGAATTGGTTTTAACCACGCTTCCCGCGAATCCCGCGTTAAGCTATAGGCTCGTGCTATCCTGACCACATCCGAAGTTCCTAACATGGGTTGGTGTTCTTTAGAAGAGAAAGAGAATTCATAAATTGAATTATACTTACCCAGCCGtttttttattgcggtaatAGACACCTAGCTTATAGTGGGCTGAGTACTAAAATCATCCCTGGGCcagtaatacgagtataatataaatatgttatgaACAGAACTGCTGCCTCGTCATTGAGAATATTATTAGGTTAGGTACATACACGTGACATGACTTAATGAGTACGTATATACCTTATCTACTGGCGACACTCTGGTAAAAAAGTCACGGTCTCGATTTTTTAGAGTTCCGCAGCCAAAACGacaaaaacggaactcttatagtttcgtcttGTTTGTTAATGAAATTTGGAAGCCGCTACTCAGTTCAGaagttaaactaaaaaaatatattttaggggAGCACCCCATATACGtttgtaacaataaaaattaagttcAAGATAAACGtttcttgatttttttgattatgtgctttttgatatatttgaaaaaacatTAAGGTTAGGTGGCTAAGAGAAACTATGGGGCAAGAGAAACTATTGTAGGGAAAATAAGCAGTTAAAGATGCTTACggatattaaaaactaaattaaatgattatactaaaaataaaacgaatgcataaatcaaattatcttaaaaatacGTACGTAGAAGGACTTTTCCATACGGTTTCTCTTGTCTTGTCCCGGGAAAAATAAAGTAGGTCAGGTATGTTTCTCTTACCTGATGAATGAGTTTTCTTTCAAAAAACTTTTCTTGTTATTAAAAGGACGTAAGTGCCGCGAAGGTACGCAATTTTGCTTGTAGGTACTTAcggctttttagggtttcgtagtcacctagaaacccttatagtttcgccatgtccgtctccGTCTGAGGCTTTGTTCcttgatcgttagtgctagaaagctgcaatttgacatggatacataaatcatgcataaCATAACAtcacagaacggtaaaataaaaagtataaaaacttttttttagtataccttccatagaaaatgtttttttttttgctttgacgcAATAGTGTAGGGTAtctttggataggtctttcaaaacgaataagtgTCTCCTAaaaccatttttgataatgttaatattttcgaaaataatcgctcataaagaaaaaaaatatgtccccctctaacttttgaaccgtgggtccaaaaaatatgaaaaaaattgagaaacaaaagcttaataagtaCTTTCCGAACATGATTGgtccagtcgtttttgagttattgcaaaaaatcttcttattagtaTAAAGACGTAGGTACATAAAGCGCTGCAAAGGACTCCCTTGTAATGTACacttgtacagtcagatgcagagagaggtgacccatcctgcatagactgattgtatgcagggggggggAGTCACCTTCACCTCTCTCTcagcagctgactgtacatgatacttactgaTCCTTAGCTCCCGTTaggcctattctgacagaatggtaactacgaaaccctaaaaaaaacgggaccttattactaagactccgctgtccgtctgtctgtcaccaggcagtatctcatgaaccgtgatagttagacagttgaaattttcacacagGATGTacttatttctgttgccgctataacaaccaatactaaaaaacataataaaataaatatttaagggggctcccatccAACCAATCCAACAATTTgcagtttttatagataatggtacggaacccatcgtgcgcgagtccgacgcgcacttggccggtttttagtttatatttatttatttaacctttattccacaatacaaaaaaagtacaaatggcggacttaatgccttaaggcattctctaccagccaaccattgggccaaactaacaattggtgcggaaaagaaaatcagtacagagagataaaagtcactatctaaacactactattataaataaacatgcataaatacataatattataataaatacaaacatatacCATATAtaaacacacatacatacacacgcacATAATGAAAAAAAGGAACCCGTATAGGATCagtttgttgtccgtccgtccgtctgtctgtctgtctgtcaagaccctttttctcaggaacgcgtggaggtatcaagctggaatttatatcaaatactcaggtctactgtcccttggggctgtgaaaaaatcaaacttctaagccaacgcaatcaaaagatacaggtTTAtaccgcaaattttcgacactcgcaagggaatcaaaacctacagggtacttcccgtgaactcagaatcttgaaatttggcacgaagcaacgtcttatagcacagataaaggaaaaattgcgaaaactgaaaatttttagttacatcatataataaaaatatttttaataggtaattGATAtgacaggtttgtacggaaccctcggcgcgagagtccgactcgcacttggccggtttttttttcgtagATCACTTTCTGATAAACTGATTAGCATTAAATATAGTCACTGGTGTCAGGTGGTGGTGTCATCCCTGACGGATGATTGTTGCAACTGTATCAAGAGGTACGTGTTAGGCAAAGATATGCAATTTATAACAATAGGTATTTGTCGAAGCACGAACTATGTTCATGAATGTCATGCCGCGCGATAGGCTACATGTCCCGCCGCGGCCGCGTGGCACACTTACTTAGGCACATCGTAAAGGTGTCGGGTCAAATTATACACTTGCCGGTTACAACTGTAATTAGTCATTACGATACCGAGTGAGTACTTATACAGTATAGTACTAATAGTGACACTAAGCAAACAATTATTATTCGTGTTTATCTTCACAACATATTTAGAATTCCActaattatatatgtaattaCAAAGCTCCATGCGTGACAAAATTAGTCGTACATCCGGCGTACTGAACTACGTTGTGGTAGGTTTGAACTATTCCGTCATCCACCAAAACCGACTACCAAATCGGGCTGGTTTACGCTGGTGGCAGTCTGGCAAAGAAGGAGTTGGATCTTTAACCTTGGGTACGCACGGGCAAGGAGGCCCGGGCTGTGGTTCACTGCGACTCTTGTGCACGCGCCCTCGACAAAAGTACCCGAAGTCCGGCCGCTCAGCACACAGTTTATCTTTCATGCACTTATCGAACACAGCTTGCGTCTTTCGACAGTACTCAAAACTGTTATCTCCCGAGCTCTTATTGATGCATTCAGCGTATTGGTTGAATTCATTGCGGCATTCAGCTTTAATAGAACGGAATACTTTTAGAGCGCAAAATGTTACACGTTTTCCGAGATCCACACAAGCGCGAGGGTCCTGGGTTTCTTGCCGACAAAGCATGAATTCGTTGTTGACATTTTCGCATAGTTTCCCGAGGTAAGGGGCAGCGGACATCAACGTGGGAGTGGACAGGTTGATTTCTTGCACGGTTAATGATTCACAATCTGGTAGTGTAACATCTTTAGTTATCAccatattgatttattatgtactactattattcaaaaataaaactatttgcaCCAACAACAATAATCAGTCAGTTTTGATTGACAATCATGTCATGgtgaatattttgtttatagttTTAATCACTCGACTGAATAGGTTGCATATGTGAAACCTATAAAACCGTTACCTATAAGTACTACAAAATTTTCCCATCGCGATATTTTGATTTTCACCCTTGGCCTAGCCTCTAGCCTAATCCTcagtttgttgttgtttgtttgttaatGTTATATTCGTCCGATAGTCCGACTTAtgatgtttattaattatgtagatatttaccatgtaatttttttgacacTAATATTTTTACGCTTGCAGTTGCTGAAGCCCAGTCATTAGTATGCCCCGCCGTACGCACAACCAGCGGTTGGTTGGACCTGTTCCCGCTGCCATGTCGTAAGTCCTCTGAATGCCGGACCGTCATGGGGCCCTCGCACGTCTGTTGTAAGGGCTACTGCACTAAGGGCGTCGCAGCGCAGATCCGGTAAGTGGCAGCCGGCATAGACACCTGACACCACACACTATGAAGACCAGGGTCACCACATATAGGCGCTCTTTTTAAAAATGTGCTATATAACtcgcatattattatttttactagtggctctgtgagcagTAGACCTCGCTATAAGGGCAAACGTTGGCCACATTTTTCCGTTTACCTAGGTGATAATGATAAAGTCAGAAGTAAgtaaagtaatataaaactatgAGATAAAGACCAAAACTTGGGGAATCACGACCAacaatattaatacttataatgTTTTCTAGagaaattaattggtttattagaaaacacaattccccaaatgagggcgccactggacggtcgacGCAGGCTTAATCGGAGCGCCAATGTAATGCGTGGTGAGCAGGTGGTGAGCGCAATGTCTAtctacttatgtatattttttctggTACTTTGTTTTCAAGCGCCGACTTAAATGTATGTACCCCAATGAATATACGATACTTCGACATGacttattgtaattaattttgattattttctatttgtacattttttaccATAATTTAAACGTTTTGCTTGCCCGCAGTGCATTGTCACGGTAGAGTCCCTTTAAATAATGACAAGCTTTAGATATCAAATTATAGCGCCCCTTTGATGACTCCTTAGTTATCTAGGAAAACTAGAATGCATTTTGTGGTCGAAGGAGCTTCAAGAGCGTTGCGTCAAGTTGTTGAGCCCactcaaagagtaaagtatcgTCGACTAAAGTCGCATACCTCGTAACTCCATTACAGGACATTAAGGAATTGCTACTTGGGTCAATAATGCCTAAAGTTGCAAACCTCGTAACTCCATTACAGGACATTAGGGATTTGCTACTTCGGTCAATAATACCTAAAGTTGCAAACCTCGTAACTCCATTAGATACAGGACATTAGGGATTTGCTACTTCGGTCAATAATACCTAAAGTTGCAAACCTCGTAACTCCATTACAGGACATTAGGGATTTGCTACTTCGTTCAATAATACCTAAAGTTGCAAACCTCGTAACTCCATTACAGGACATTAGGGATTTGCTACTTCGTTCAATAATACCTAAAGTTGCAAACCTCGTAACTCCATTACAGGACATTAGGGATTTGCTACTTTGGTCAATAATACCTAAAGTTGCGGAGTAGACGGAGGAGTTACGAGGTTTGCGACTTTAGCCGGCGGTATATATGTAACCCACCGCGGCGGCGCACTGCAACGCAATCTACCatctaacatttttttacatgggAATTACATCTGTCTTTACTCATTGTTagatattttgaataattttctattatttataacGGTGTCGTGATATTATAATAGCACGGGGCGGGGCATTGTGTTAATTGAATCAAACGACCTGTATTGTTAATGTTATGGCCGGGCCGAGATTTACATTGGCCGTGACATTTATTACAAATCACTGCAAAACTTGTGCAAAATTATCAAATTGCATTACGTTTTTCGCAACTTCGAAATGTAAATagattacatacctacataaattacTTCTTTTGTAGAGTCGTGGGCAATTTATAACAATGCATTTAACTCCATATATTTACCCATACCACATAAGTATTTTTGCAGTAGACTGTAAGATCACTTCGTATATTATTGTTAGGAACATATATATGACTTGTTTGGCCAAAACGAAATCATTACGATTGCTCTATATTGATTTTGATCAACTAGTAACATTCATTATTATGAACGCTGttatataacaatattattacaagTTAGTTCATAATTCAATGCACGATCAGTGAGGCATGAATATATCTCCTTAAGTTTTAATGACTGGTTCCTAGCATGATGTGCATGTAAACATGCTTGTATTAATTAAGATATTTAAACGCTTTACAAATCGTTGCCTGCTGTTTATTATTCGGTTGAGCACAATGGTACTAAATTAATCCGTTTCATTTAGTGTCTCTGAATTGCgtataactaaattaaattgagTTTGACACATCCCACTAGTCTTGAAGAAAAAGTACCCGGTCGCCCAGCtgacagtacccctagtgtaaatttgatcgacatcataacgtgacgaacgcgtttgcgttaagtctcattttgtataggattttgagtttccaaaacgtcccgcttggcgcgctctttctaaatccaatacaaaatgagactaaacgcaaacgcgtacgtcacgtttcgaaatcgaatttatttacactaggggtactgatatatttatttagacgCTTCGCTACTGAATTACGTACCTACCTAAcagtacatacatacctacctgtcctattttatttcaattagtttACTTCACCCCGATTTTACACTATAATTGAACAATAGTTTTATCGTTTTCGTCACAATGAAAAGGTACAAAACGTAAATCATTATCCAAAATCCATTACAATTGAAATATTACCCATTTGCAGCGTTGGTTGCAAAATTTCATTTGTGACAATGAGCAATTTGTTCAGCGACACATTAGGACCAAGAGACAAGATTACTTTCAAAGTGTAATCAACTCAACTCTTACATCTTACGACACTAGCTTAACCAGATAACCAGTTATAActgatataattataaaataactatttacctGATATGATATGACCTGGCAGGCTGTCAGTTCTACCTCTTGACTAATCGAATGTCGGCATTAGTGATAGTACCTATTAggtatacttacataaaatttaaatgaatggGTAACTAACGAACACTTgtcctttattcataaaacctgtagttaatttatgtttcatctctttctaacaaatataTAAGTCGAAATGACAGATAATACAAACTACGAGTATAAACAGCTAGCATGGCTTGTAGCgtgtttatgaataatgccATTGGTAATTATCTACTTAATGTAAAGCTATATGTAGGTACGTCAGGGTCAAGTTCAGTGGCAGTATCGGGAACCATGCCCCTTTGGGATGGTGTTGGATAAGGGTAGATAAACTTTGTTCCCATAGCGTATTTCCAATTATtgagggccaccccacactggCGTCTCATGAGCGTCTAGTCAGCGTTATGGAAAACGGCGTCGCTGGGCAGTTGCGCCAACATCGCGTCAAGCAGCAGCCATGGAGTTGACTAGAAGCCAACTCTCGGAAGACGCTAGTGTCGGGTGGCCCTTAGATCTGGGTCAGTTTCTGGTTCTATGaacatttacatattatatacaggTGCATTAAGCACAGACTTGTTGCAACTATAGATTCGGGAGGTAGGCCGAGGGCTCAAAACTACCTACCTGCTTTTTTGTGATAAGATCTTATTTActaatacattatctgtgaaaactgtAATgtaactgtctaactatcacggttcatgaaatacagcctggagacagacggacggacagcggagtcttagtaatagggtcctgttttgcccttgggtacggaaccctaaaaatacaaatCCGAACGAAATCGCGGCAACATCAtgaattatcattatttgtCAATTAAGTCATAATAAAATCGTACACTGACAACGCACATGCTTGCTCTGATTGCGAAAGCTTTCGTTGCCCCCTGAGCCGGCGGGCACTTGTCAAGCGTGTAAAACAcgtttattacataatataagaGCGAGGGTTGACGCGGGTCGCAATTAAAGCTTGCATCGCCTCAATGCAATATGGCAATATTGCGAGCTTGCATATATTAAGTGGGTAAAATATGTtaataaacacattttagatataaatggACTTGGCTCTTAATAGGCACGCAGTAACTCTAAAGTTACCTATTTGTTAACttgtatttttgacatttgtaattttatagTATAGTGACATTTAATTCATTAGTAccggcgaccgagctttgctcggttatgactatttattgtaatatggtggtgtataggtgataatcttaactacatttttttactaaattaaacttgtctaaaacaataaaaattaaaaaaatatatataaacttaaacatataaaaaaaaaacaaaatttagtcaccgggcgagattcgaacccgtaacactcgtttagcagtccgcgtcttaacccgctggaccagacggacagtggccggaaATACGAAATTAgggaccatattctgcgtcgaaagaaaaacgcatgaaaactcgaaaacacgcgttttcccaaacataagactaatctagatagattgtatacccccaaaaacccccatataccaaatttcagcgaaatcgttagagccgtttccgagatcacagaaatatatatatatatacaagaattgctcgtttaaaggtataagatataagaTTTGTTAAAGAGCTTACCTTACCTACTTTTGTATATACTTGTGCGAGTTTATAACACGATCTAAATTAAATAGTGCTCGCTAGCCTTAAGTGTTGTTATATAAGTGTATCTCATGCAAGtgatttttataatttctttatgagataataaatgtcttaaacaatatatataggtataagataacCAATACCAAAATATGTGACTGTTACAAGCAAATCCAAATGCGTACAAACAGAAGGACACTATTATTTGTATGAGATGTTCTTATGTTTAGGTACCTTATGGAATCACATAAATGTagctgaaaataatgtattgCTAGTAATTagcattaataaatatataaaatgaattattaatctCGCTCCATTTTTACGTGTGTCAGCTTAGTTAAAAAAAGGAATTACAGCTGAATTGGCATTATTTGAAATTGTTCACTGTCTTAAATATGTTGCGGTCAAAATggaacgatatacatacttaatacTCACAACATACCAGATAtcacaatacaattaaatatttactttacacCATCTTACTGCTTACTGCACCTTGCTCTTTAGGATTGACTATTGAGCTTCACCTACTGACATATTTTTAGTCAGTAATAACCTAATAACCTACGTTGTAAATACTTAGCAATTAACTAGACGCACTTAACGCTTTCACcctgaatatatatatatatatacctactcaattgttttaattatgtcGTAGTTAGAGAAAAATATTAGTTATATAGTAATACTTGTTAGATATTGGTACAAGGTATTGTAATAAATGTTTCACTTTATGTGTATATTTTTGCATCTAAAAACgttattacttaaatataaaccCATCAAAAGGAATTCATCTAAGTGTGTAGTATTAAATACCTATaacatattacatatttcaatcattaaaataatataaactttattattttattattataaagtacttacattatttttatgttcATATGCCTTCGTATCATTACGTACATATTTAATCACTAACGTTTGAGTATCGTGTATTATATTAAATCACCAAGCATTACCATGGGTGATTTCCATTTATAGAAACGTGACTAACCAGTCCAGCACAAGCACATCCAGTACAAGCACTAGCACAACAACCACCAGCACAACCACCACGACAACGACAACCACTACAACTCCAAGTACCACCAGCTCCACGACTACTACTACGACGACAACGACGACGACGCCCAAGCCGACGACGACGGAAGCGCTGCGGCCCTACTTCACGCTGCTGCCTATCATCCCCGCACCATCTACAGCCAAGCCCACTAAAGCTGCAGTGAAGAAAGGTAAGAGCCTATCCACCACGATAAGTACGGTGTAACTACTGCAATTTCAGGTATAACCAGTTCCACGACTGCGACAAGGACTACATGACGCGCGAAAACTCTTGCAGCCATATTTCACGCTGCTGCCTATTATCCCCGCACCATCTACAGCCAAGCCCACTAAAGCTGCTGTGGAGAAAGGTAAGAGCCTAACTACCACGATAAGTACGGTAATCACCACAATTTCACGTATAACCAGCTCCACGACTGCGACAAGGACTACTATACGTCACGTGCGAAAACGCTGCGGCCATATTTCACGCTGCTGCCGATCATATTACTCGCGCCGTCTGCAGCCATGTCTTCCAAAGCTGCTGTGAAGAAATAAGAGCCTAATGAACACGATAACGACTTCATCTCCAAGTacagtcatgtctgaaaatatcaattcggacaaagtgtcaaaattatgtatacacgagcgactttattgtccatatattatggtagtgtatacattttttggCACCATgtccatatcgatatttttagacgtaaGTGTACCATCAGCTCCATGACGCCGACAACGACTACGTCACGCTGGTGACCACGACACAAGCGTTGCGGCCCTATTTCACGCTGCTGCCGATCATCCTCACGCCGTCTCCAGCCAAGTCTACCAAAGCTACTGATAAAAGCCTAATGAACACTATAGGTTCGTTAACCACTATATCTCCTAGTACCACCAGCTCCACGACGATGACAACGACTACGTCACGCTGGTGACCACGACGGAGGCGCTGCGGCGGTAGCTCACGCTACACCCGTCATCCCTACATCGACTAACACTGCTAAGCCCAACACAGGGGCTGTAAAGAAAGGTAAACCTAATCACCACGACATGTACCAGCTCCCAGCTCTATGACACGGAGCGCTTCGGTCCTACTTCACGGTCAATCTGCTCGCCTAAGAATCCGTTTCAAAAACAGACCtacctataattatattgtagtAACTATACTGTTAGTAGTGTTAGTGTTCCAAAAACGGCATGCTTTAATGAATTTAAGTTTTCGAGTTAAGTATACGCTACTTAAAAGTGTTATacgaaaaacttatttactCGTATCTACAACTATTATGTGTAAGTATAATGTATTAATAAACATGCAATttcttaatacatatatattgtatatgtcgCACGGTGTGCTTGCGCAAGAGTGCAATAAAACGTAAACTGAAGTAACAGTGCAGTGTTTTAAACTCTGCAACCAGATACCTAGATGCCAAATGCGTTCATTTTAATTGGCTTCCTAAACAATAAACgcattacaatttacaatggTTACCTAAGatctatttacaataatatttaacgAATACCAtaatgtacggtcaaccaatttgattcctaggccactatagaaccatgtcataatgacttctacgacagtgctttttgagtgatgcatgtcatgtatagagtagttaaagggacaaggttctatagtggcctaggattcaaattggttgactgtacataagtCGAACCATCACGAACTTTCTacaagtttatttaaataagtgcCTATACCATTACTATTACCGACGAACTCAGCGTTTCAAAACGCCAATAACAAATAGACCATGAGCCGATTAACAGTATCACATACTGACATAC
It includes:
- the LOC133533888 gene encoding NADH dehydrogenase [ubiquinone] 1 alpha subcomplex subunit 8-like; the protein is MVITKDVTLPDCESLTVQEINLSTPTLMSAAPYLGKLCENVNNEFMLCRQETQDPRACVDLGKRVTFCALKVFRSIKAECRNEFNQYAECINKSSGDNSFEYCRKTQAVFDKCMKDKLCAERPDFGYFCRGRVHKSRSEPQPGPPCPCVPKVKDPTPSLPDCHQRKPARFGSRFWWMTE